GTATAAGTCACCTCAACTTGGAGCGACTGCAAGAGCACACTTGTGTGATAGCCAAGAGCTTGCTCCCCAGCTCAGGAATCGGTAACCTTCCTCATTTCAGGGGGGACCAGCTGCCACGCAGACACATTCACCCTGATCTGTGAGAAACTCAGATTGTTTTACAGGGATCCTACGGAGCTTACCTAGAATTTGTTTTTCGTGTAGAAAAAGTTACCTAACATAGCTAGCCTGCATCAAATACTTGTTAAATTACCTGGTGTTGTCTCCCATTATTTTGCAGAGAAATGGTGCCCTGCTTGGAAACCATGTCAATCATGTTAATAGTGATAGGAGAGATTCCCTTCAGCAGACCAATACCACCCACCGTCCCCTGCATGTCCAAAGGCCTTCAATTCCACCTGCAAGTGATACTGAGAAACCGCTGTTTCCTCCAGCAGGAAATTCGGTGTGTCATAACCATCATAACCATAATTCCATAGGAAAGCAAGCTCCCAGCTCAACAAATGCCAATCTCAATAATGCCAATATGTCCAAAGCTGCCCCTGGAAAGCGGCCCAGCATTGGGAACCTTGAGCATATGTCTGAAAATGGGCATCACTCCTCCCACAAGCGTGACCGTGAGGCTCAAAGAAGGTCCAGTATTAAAAGGTaacctttaaaatgtgtttgcaCTTGGTAAAATAGTATCTGCCCAAGGCAATTTTTTCTCCCCTGTGCTCTGGCACACACAGGAGATTCCCGGGAGGCATTTGCACTAGAACCTGGGAGTACTGTGAGCTCACAGCCTCGTCAGGCACTAGCCAGTGATGCACCCGGAAGATAAAGGGCCACCAGCCATCCAAGTGGGATGCCCCCCGAAACAGCAGCAGTTACAGGCTCTACCTTCCCCAGTGATGCCAACATACTTTGgggcaggggttggcaaactttgtCTGTAAAGGGCTACATAGTAAGCATTTTAGGTTTGGGGCACCATACGATCTCCATCGCAGCCACTGAGCTCTGTTGTTGTAGACAGAAAGCAGTCATAGACCATGTGTAAACGCATGGGTGCAGCCATAGcccgataaaactttatttacagacacTGCAATGTGAACTTCATATAGTCACAtgtgatgaaatatttttattcctttgggggttttttttgtttttgttttttgtttgtttgtttgtttgtatgttttttgcAATCCTCTAAAAGTAAGAACCGTTCGTAGCTCAATGACAGTATATGGCCTATAAACCATAGTTTGCTGACATCTGTGCTAGGAACTAGCCtgatatctgcattttaaattttgttggaaGTATTTAACTTttatcttctccctccctccctcccatgttATGCTTGTCCTGGATAGAACCCGCTATTATGAAACTTACATTAGGTATGTGCTCATTGCGCTTGTGTGTTAAATACTCTGTGTCATAAGTGTGACCTACTGGCCTCTCAACACTGAGGGATGAAACTTCCCTAGAGGCAACTGCTTGGGCCTGTGGACTCCCGGGGCAGAGGTAGCTGCTGCTTTCTAAGCAAATGAGCTTTGAGGTCCATATGTGTGTAGACTACACAGTCTGTTACAGCCAAGGATGTGCTGGTATTGATGCGCCAGTGTGCCCACGGGCCTCATGATAGCATAGGGAGAGCCCACTGTGCACTTCCGGCTGCCTGGCCCCGGGAGGCCGGCCAATGCCTGCTGctctctgagttcaagcctcttgtGGGGACTTGATAAGAAAGTGACCCCAACCTCCTGAAGACCGGGGACCAGATCTTCTCTGTCTGTCCTGGAGCCCCCAACGTCTGTGCTGTGTACCCTGCTACGCATTTGCTAAAGCGGGTTGAATTGTGAGTGGGATGATCATTTACCTGGGAACGGGGGGCTTGGTCTCTTGCTTTCATTGTATCAAGAGAAACCAGCTGCTCAGGAGCAACTTGAGAGCATGAACTTGGAGGGAACACAGTCCTCTCTTTGGAGGGAGTTGATATAACAGAGCCTGGCTGGTTTTCCTGAGGACCGAGGCCAGGACAGTGGCTTTCAGGGAGACAGCATGACAGTCTTGCCATGTGGGCAAGGCAGGCTTTGAAAACATGCGAGGTGTCACACGTGTGAGTCCCCCTGGGACACTGAGTTGCAAACCCCTGCGACTTTTCCTGGGGTGGACGCAGTGGGAAATTGGTTAGGGGGCCTCTTTGTTCCAGACCCTGAAGTCACACAGGCCAGGGCAGGAAGGATCAGAGCCTTTTCCCTGGGACTGCCAATCCCTGCAGGCTTCTATGTCCATTTCCTTGTTCTCTTCCCCCAAATTACACTGACTCCTTTGGTGCCGTGGCCCCTGGGCATAGTGGTTTGGCGCCGGCATCGTGCAGGGGTACCAAGAGAGAGATGTGCTCACACGCGGAGCCTGAGCAGTCCAGTCCCGGGTGCACTGGGGAGAAGTCAGGGgcatgtggggggcggggggagctggCCTCCCACCACGGCCTGGCTACGGGAGGTGTCTGCCGCCTGCCTGGGCGCTCAGGCCCTGTCTCGCAACCGCAGGTCTGACTCAGGAGATGAGCAGTTCCCAACTATTTGCCGGGAAGATCCAGAGGTACACGGCTACTTCAGCGACCCCCACTGCTTGGAGGAGCAGGAGTATTTCAGTGGTGAGGAGGGTTCTGAGGATGCCGGCTCACCGGCAGGGAGCAGGTGAGCGGCTCTGCAGCTCGGGCTGACGGTAGGAGGCCTGGCTGTCTCCCGCCCCTCGTGCCCTGAAGCCAGGGCCCACGTGCACTACACCTGGCCTGCCCCGGGAAGTGAGgcagagcacagactctgggcCAGAGGGAAAGCGGGAGCAGGAGAAATAGGGCCAGAAAGGCAGGGTAGAGGCTGCTCTCAGACCAGCTGCTACCAGGGCCCTGAGTCTTCCGTGAGGCCGAGGACTGCCTTGCTCTCAGCCAGTCCAGGGTGTTCAAGAAAGGTGGGTCTGTCCGAGCTGACAGGCAGGACTTGCTAACTAGGATCTCGGGCACCCCTTACCGTCTCTTTTGGCCGTTTTGACCACCAGGCAGAACTACAGCTACTACAACAGATACCCAGGCAGCAACTGGGACTTCGAGCGGCCTCGAGGCTACCATCACCCCCAAGGCTTCTTGGAAGATGACGACTCACCCATTTGCTATGACTCTCGGAGATCTCCAAGGAGACGCCTACTACCTCCCACCCCAACATGTGAGGccagattttttgttttgggtgaAGCCTTCCAAGGAAcagtgtgcccctcccccaaccccagcccccccGGGAAGTGTGACAAATGTGGTCCTGCTTTGCTAGGGACTGTCAGCCCTCCAACCTCCCCTGGTTGGAGACCCTACCggctttcctttctgtctcatcCGTATCTCACGTGATAGAGCTCGGACAACTTTAGTGCTGTTCTTGACTCTCTGAGAACAGAGGAAGGCAGTATGTGACCTAAATGTCCATAGTATGTGGCATCTGGTAAGGGGCTTTTTGTGCATGTTATCATTGCCTTTGAGCCCGAGGCCcatcctgtgaggtaggtaagATGTGTGCCATGTCGTTGTCAGGCCCTCTCCTGACAGAGGAGGGTGGAAGGGATCAGCCCTGTGCAGAGCTGGACCTGAGCCCAGGCCTATCCCACCCAGCCCCACGCCTCTGAAGGCCACCTGGGGACTCTTGATGTCCATCTCTTCTCAGTCCCCACCAGGGAGTGCCCCCCTCACCTCCCCGTCCCCCCGTCTTTCATCTTTGCCATGGGTCAGCCAATGCCATTGTTCATGGGGCAGGTTTTGGCCTTGGTGGTGACTTCTAGGGTCAGCACCCCCATCCTGGGGCTGGAGGAATCCCATCCTGCTGAGAAGACGTGGGGGCTGGCTGCTCCCCACCTGTTTTGCCTATGCAGGTGGCCTAAGCAGTGCTGCAGGAGATCTGGGTCACCCCAAGTGAGGAACGTGGGCTGGGGTAAGAAATGTAGCAGTGGCCCCTGCTGCTCCCGGCCAGGGAGTTTGATTTTGCACATGTGGGCATTTTGGTGATTGGTTAAAAAATATCCATTCCTGGTGTTTCTGAGGAATGAAGCATATTTGTGAGTAGGACTCTAATCAGGAACCAAAAATAGCCAAGACACGTTGGCTCTGAGTCTGCTAACTCCGCGTGCAATAACAAGTGTGTCTGGGTGGTGCCTGgggccctctgcctctctccagctgtCACTGACCTGCTGGGGAGTGTAATCAGACCCATTTCCATGGTTAATATTTAATTCTGCAGCCCCAAACACATGCTGCTAAACAGAGCAATCCTGAGCTCCATAAATACTGAGTGACACATGCAGGTGAGGCCAGGTAGAGCCCCTGGCCCACCAGAGGACCATTGCCCTCCCTGGACCTCCCTGTGTCCCCTGTGGTGGCCACATTAATGCCCACCATTCAGAGGCTCTGCCCTGGTGAAGCTGAGTGGGCTAGAGCAGATGCCCTTTGTATTCGTAagggcaaataaataaaatgtattttatttgctttactgCCCATCAGTTCAGACGTTGGGCAGGGAGGAGAACATGGAAGTCTTCAGCCTATGTTCTCAGCCGCAGTGGGATTGCTTCCTCTGTCAGAGGTGGTTGTGCACAGCAGATGAGATGACAGGTATATGCGGACGGAttttcaaaactgaaaggcaCTCCCCAAATGAGAGGGATGGTGGCTTCCTCTCCTGGCTCCAAGCCTCTGGCCCTTGCCATCTGATTCTAGAACGGTCCTAGAGGGTGTGCAGCCAGGGGAGGCCCATCCCCTGTGTGGTGCATGGAGGACAGCAGCTGTCATGCAACTCAGCGAGGAGGAGGGGGCCCGGCATGCCCACAGGGCAGAGTCAGCCAAGGGCTCAGCCCAGTCTTCATGCACTTTTAGATTAGAGCTCACAGAACCTAACAGAACGTGGAGCTGGTTCCTGCAGCTCCACGTGTGGTCCCAGGAGGCCTGGGAGGCTCGCCTCTGCAGTTTCCCAGTACAGGAATTAGGGGTGTGCAGCGTTTTGCTGGAGCATGACAAATGCCCTGGGATCTTAGAAAGCGGAGGTTAAAGAGACCTCGCTCCTGCCTTGCAAACTATCAGGCCCCCAAGCAGTGAGCCAGCACACTTGGAGGGTGGAGCTATTTCCAGAGGCAGCCTCTGGCCTGTGCTTGGGGGCCCAGGATTCAGACTGACCTCCTGGATCCCTTGTCATCGCTCAACCCCATGCAGGAGCCTTTCTTTAAAGTGGGCATTAATAGGACAACCATGTTCTTTATCCTTAGAggtgttcttttctgtttttgtcttcagTGCTAGAGAAGCTGGGTCTTTCCCAACAAAAGAATTTGCTTCGTATCTGGCTGAGCTGGTAGcaggtcacccccccccccacccccttaaaGCAGGTAGAAGCACGGGAGCGCCAGCAAGAGGCCACGTCCCCCAGAGACACTTAGGATGTCTGCAGGGTGAGAAGGGGGTCAGTCAGCAAGCAGCCGTAGGATTCTAGAATGACCTTGTTGTTCTTGGCGTGAAACAACGTATCCACAGGGCCGGGGCTTCGAATCAGAACAGCCGCACTCCTCACTCCGGAGCCTTTAGCTCTGCCCCGTGAGAACAGGCACTGCATTCACAAGAAACCAGCTTGAACTTGTTAAAAACATCCCTTGGCTGGGCAGCTTCTTCATCCTCCCTCCCAAAGTTCTGAGGCCTCCCTACCTGATGCTTTTCCTCAGACCTGTCTCTTGCTTCctcttgggctctctgctgaatGTCCAGCGGGCCACCCTCAACCCCAGGGCCCCGGGGTCCCGACAGAGCGCTCGGTTCACAAGTGCTGCTGTGCTTCACTTCTCAGCCCGCCGGAGATCCTCCTTCAACTTCGAGTGTCTGCGCCGGCAGAGCAGCCAGGAAGaggccccgccgccccccgccttCCCCCACCGCACAGCCCTGCCCCTGCACCTGATGCAGCAGCAGGTGAGCTGGCCCACCTGGCCTGGACATCACAGGCCTGATGGGCACCCTGCATGGGACCCACCCTCAGGACACCCCCTTCTCTCTGACTGCCAGcagcaggagggtcagagagaaccTTCACGTGCAGTAGGGTTCAATCCTGTAGCAACCCTGTCAAGTAGGTACGATCGtgaacccatttcacagatgagcaaatgTCAGGGACAGGGTAGGTGGCTTGCCTGAGCTCACACAGGGGGTGTGTAACCAAGTTGGCATTTGAATCCAAGGCTGCCAGCTTCCGAAGCTGGGCTCTCGGCCTTGGTGCACACTGCCTTCTGTCCTGGGTGCTGGAGATGGGATCTGGTACAACCCCTGACCCAGGGAGTGGCGACCGTTTGCCTGATCCTGAACAATTAGTGCGGCCCTTTATTTGTTCTGAGACATTGTTCTTTCATTAAAACACGTCTCTAGAGCCCTCTGTGGGCAGGGCCCTGTGGCCCCAAGGGGGCGGGGTGAGCCCCCGGCCCGGACTACGAGGGGCATGTGGTTCAGGGAGGAGGACCGTCCACAGTTAGGTGGTTGGACAGGAGGGGGCCCAGGGTCtgaagggagggtgggggtgcagCCCACTCACCAGGGCTTTGCCTCAAGGACAAGAATATGgtactttttcttcctgaaaagagCGCATCGGAGATGCCGTCCACCATGTATGTGTGTCGTGGGGGGAGGCATGCAGGGAGCACCCAGTCCGTACATGTGCAGAGAGCCAGCTCGCCCTACATGAGCACACGAACACTAGCTTCCACTACGGGTCTCTGCCAACTTTTTACTCTTCTGCCTTcggtttttatattaatttttaatcatgTCCTACTTTATTGTGAAAGGACAGAGTTTGGGCAGGCCCAGCCATCAAATGCCATGAACCAAGTAGGCACAGAAGTCTACATGAGCACATGTGTGAaaatgcccttccctctgccgTCCCGTCCCAATGAGGGCCTGGTCCGTGTCTGCCCTGCCTCCCTCGGGTGGCCACGGCTTCCAGTGGGCCACAGGACTGTGCTGTTCACAAGACCGGGCATCCGGGGCCCTCTGTGCAGAGGGAGCATCAGGATGCATCTGCTGTGGTGCAGCTGCAGGTGGGAGGAGCAGACCCTGTGCCAGCTGCTGTGAGGACTTGCATTAGAGAAAGGGAGCTGTGCTCCTTCCCAGGGCTGGGAACTGCTCGTTTGCCCCGAATGGACTTCATATTTAAACGTAGAGTGATCTGGCTGGTATGTTCACATGCCACAGGGCCAGTGTCTTCCCTAATTCTCCACTGCTCAGCAGCAATTTCATGAATTAGTGGCTGATTCCTACTTGGGAACGGTCATAGGCAGCGCATTTGGGGAAACACAAAATGGTCTGCTAGAAAGCCAGATTTTACTGCCCATGTCCTTTTAAAGTCATTGTCCGAGGCTGCCTTTGCCCAGCTTTTGCGCCTCCTGCTTTGTCTGCGTGCGGCCTGCGGCCTGCACCTGAGGACCTCTggccttcccacctcccctctcccctcagaTCATGGCAGTTGCGGGCCTGGATTCCAGTAAAGCCCAGAAGTACTCGCCGAGCCACTCAACCCGGTCATGGGCCACCCCTCCGGCGACTCCTCCGTACCGGGACTGGACACCGTGCTATGCACCCCTGATCCAGGTGGAGCGGCCAGATGCCCTGGACCAGGTCAACGGCAGCCTGCCGTCCCTGCACCGAAGCTCCTGGTACACGGACGAGCCGGGCATCTCGTACCGAACTTTCACACCAGCCAGCCTGACTGTCCCCAGCAGCTTCCGCAACAAAAACAGTGATAAGCAGAGGAGCGCAGACAGCTTGGTGGAAGCAGTGAGTATGGCCCCCCCAGAGCGTGCCACAGATGGGCAGGCTCCGCCCGGCGGAGGGGGACCCGCTGGAGCAGCGGTGGTTGTGAGGGTGGGAGGCCCCAGAGCCCAGCTGTGTCGCTTTTTGTCCGATATTGCCCACTGCTCCAAAGCAAAGATGGGACGGACAGCACCAATATACAAATACCACCACTGCCAGTTCTCATGAAGGAGCTGTACCTAGGATTGCACGTGCTGTACCTGCAAATATTGCCAGCTTCTCCTGAAATCTTTTTCCCCAATGGGGCTTGTTCTTGTTGGGCCATATGTAGTGTTTGAAGTCTGTGATGTTTTCAAAGCCATTGACATTGAGCTATCACGTGTGAGGTCTAACGAACATAAAATCATGTCCTGCAGTTAGGGCTCGAGGTGGCTCCTTTGTCATTCCctgacccacccccacccccaaagcctTGTAACACATTCACGCGATGCATTTGTCCCATACAGGTCCTGATATCCGAAGGTTTAGGACGGTATGCAAGGGACCCAAAATTTGTATCGGCCACAAAACACGAAATCGCCGATGCCTGTGACCTAACCATCGACGAGATGGAGAGTGCAGCCAGCAACCTGCTCAACGGGACTGTACATCCCCGGGCCAACGGGGGTGTGGGCCCCGTGTCACACCGGCAGGACTATGAGCTCCAGGACTTCGGGCCAGGCTACAGCGATGAAGAGCCCGACCCTGGAAGGGATGAGGAAGACCTGGCAGATGAAATGATATGCATCACCACCCTGTAgcccccagggaggggcagactggCTCTGGCCTCAGGTGGGGCGCCAGAGGGCCAGGGAAAAAGTGCCTCGTAGTTAGGAAAGTTTAGGCACTAGTGTGGAGTCCATATTCAATTAGACTTTTGTACAAGTGATGTCATGCCTCAAGGAAGCCATAAACCTGGTAGGGAACAGCCGCGCACGTGTGCCCGGCTCCAGCTGTCGGAAGCAGCAGGTCCAGCCCTCTTGGGGAGGACCGGCGAGGAGGTCGGACAAGCCCAGCCCACTTGTCCAGAGTGCCCCCCCAGGCGCTCACCCGCGCCCACCCACCTGCTGGCATGGTGGGGAAGGTTAAAGGTGATGACGATCACCACACCTGTGTCATTACCTCAGCCATCGGTCTAGCATATCAGACATTCACTGGGCCCAGCATATCCATTTTTAAACCCTCTTCCCCCAGATACACTGCTTCCTGGTTTCTGTTTAGCTGTTCTGAAATACAGTGTGTAAATCAGGACCTACCTACCAGCCGTCATCCTGAGAGGGGAGCAGGACCTTATCCACGAGGTTTTCTGTTATGTGACCCCAGTTTACAAGAGAGAGCGTCACTCAGTTGGTTTCTGACTGTCAGGTTAAGGGCAACTGTAAACTGGAATAATCATGCACTCGCAACCAGGTAAACTTAGATACGctagtttgtttaaaaattatagatttaCTGTACATGACTTGTAATATACTATAATTTGTATTTGTAAAGAGATGGtctatattttgtaattattgtACCGTATTTGAACTGCAGCAATATCTATGGGTCCTAATAATGGTAGTTCCCCACCGAAATCTAgaaattattagcatttttaCTTGGGCTGTACAGAAGTAGAAGAAATAGAGCCAATTCTCCTTTATTCAGTGAAAAATCTTTTGGGGATGACATTTTAAGTTCGAAAGAACTTGACACTAcagagatttttctaaaatattttgagttactATAAATCTACCTTAACCCAAGATACACCAGATGACGATTTACAGTCTTGGCTTTGGGCAAGAGTGCTAGGATTTGATAGTGGACCTCTGGTCCACCGTGGGTTGCAACTTTTATTCTACTGACCCTTCAACAAGTTCATTACAGTAGGTCGAGCTGGTTACTCTGACCTTGTGGCGTTCACAGTGGTGGTTTCCTCAGCTGCCCCCACAAGGCATTTTTGAAgttcctctgcccttccttgctCCCTGGGGATGGCTACTGTGCTTGTCTTAAATAAGGAgttggggcgggtgggggggggggcgaaggggggggggggaggcaaagcGATGATCTGTGGGATGAGAACGTCAGAGGTGTCCACAAATCATATTGTTGCCTTTTTACAAAACATTGCTGTACTGTGTGTTCTCTCCGAGGGCTTTTATATGCAACTGAATGAGGGCTGAAGTTTTCATTAGAACGTACTCACACCCCGATTGTACTTCCTGATGAAAACCCACTTTTGGACCATTAGACCCACCcaggcttccttttcttttcaaagaattacGCCGTTTGTCAACTTTCCTTGGCAGGGATTCCCTGCAGTCAAAAATACAGGTAGCAGTTTTTggttcaaaatttttaaatatcacctaCATGACCTgttaatgttttgggtttttgtttcgttttgttttataaataacaaCACTTTGTTATGAAGACCTTACAAACCTCTTCTTAAGACATTCTTACTCCAGATCCAGGCAAAAACACTTCCAGGTTTGTAAATGACTATTTcctgacataatttttttttattaaaatgcaaaatgttctTCAGAACAAAACTGTGTAAGAATTTTGTGTTAGGGAGCTCTCCTTGCAAAGAcctggagcagggcagggagagctTCAGAAGGGGCAGGCACTCTGGTGAGGGCGGTTCTGTAACTGCATAACTTTGTGTTACCCTCATGGCTCCCTCCTTAATGCAGAAGGTAACACCAGC
The Panthera uncia isolate 11264 chromosome A2, Puncia_PCG_1.0, whole genome shotgun sequence genome window above contains:
- the LOC125929476 gene encoding voltage-dependent L-type calcium channel subunit alpha-1D, producing the protein MITLQNSEESNRISITFFRLFRVMRLVKLLSRGEGIRTLLWTFIKSFQALPYVALLIAMLFFIYAVIGMQMFGKVAMRDNNQINRNNNFQTFPQAVLLLFRCATGEAWQEIMLACLPGKLCDPESDYSPGEEYTCGSNFAIVYFISFYMLCAFLIINLFVAVIMDNFDYLTRDWSILGPHHLDEFKRIWSEYDPEAKGRIKHLDVVTLLRRIQPPLGFGKLCPHRVACKRLVAMNMPLNSDGTVMFNATLFALVRTALKIKTEGNLEQANEELRAVIKKIWKKTSMKLLDQVVPPAGDDEVTVGKFYATFLIQDYFRKFKKRKEQGLVGKYPAKNTTIALQAGLRTLHDIGPEIRRAISCDLQDDEPEETKREEEEDVFKRNGALLGNHVNHVNSDRRDSLQQTNTTHRPLHVQRPSIPPASDTEKPLFPPAGNSVCHNHHNHNSIGKQAPSSTNANLNNANMSKAAPGKRPSIGNLEHMSENGHHSSHKRDREAQRRSSIKRSDSGDEQFPTICREDPEVHGYFSDPHCLEEQEYFSGEEGSEDAGSPAGSRQNYSYYNRYPGSNWDFERPRGYHHPQGFLEDDDSPICYDSRRSPRRRLLPPTPTSRRRSSFNFECLRRQSSQEEAPPPPAFPHRTALPLHLMQQQIMAVAGLDSSKAQKYSPSHSTRSWATPPATPPYRDWTPCYAPLIQVERPDALDQVNGSLPSLHRSSWYTDEPGISYRTFTPASLTVPSSFRNKNSDKQRSADSLVEAVLISEGLGRYARDPKFVSATKHEIADACDLTIDEMESAASNLLNGTVHPRANGGVGPVSHRQDYELQDFGPGYSDEEPDPGRDEEDLADEMICITTL